The Fodinibius saliphilus genome has a segment encoding these proteins:
- a CDS encoding Nramp family divalent metal transporter: MEDSQNNPVQEKKLEIKPWDGIKQSLGPGLLMAAAAIGVSHLVQSTRAGASYGFALIWAVVLANIFKYPFLEYGPRYAIATGESMIEGYKRLGNWAIGIFVAFTIGTMFAVQAAVTIVSASLAAELTGIALTPVLWSAILLAICILLLMSGQYSALDGAIKLIMIVLALSTVVAVGAALFQGGQQQVADYYPSIWDIAGVSFLIALMGWMPIPIDASAWHSLWTLEREKQTQYRPKLKESLLDFNIGYIGAAVLALGFLLLGALVMYGSGEEYASSGAVFAGQLIGLYTESLGNWAYTVIIIAAFTTMFSTTLTVTDAYPRVSRRMLEVLMPQTFDEKDNLRLYRLLLIIISALSLGVLYFLGDSFTLMVDLATTLSFLTAPVLAYLNYRLVTAEHMPADCKPKPWLKWLSWSGIIFLTGFALLYIYWIIRFG, encoded by the coding sequence ATGGAGGACTCTCAAAACAATCCTGTTCAAGAAAAGAAACTAGAGATTAAGCCGTGGGATGGAATAAAGCAAAGCCTGGGACCGGGCTTGCTTATGGCTGCAGCTGCAATTGGTGTGTCTCATCTAGTGCAATCTACGCGGGCAGGGGCTTCATACGGTTTTGCCCTCATTTGGGCCGTAGTATTAGCGAATATTTTTAAGTATCCTTTTCTTGAGTACGGTCCCCGCTATGCCATTGCCACCGGCGAAAGTATGATTGAAGGCTATAAACGACTGGGAAACTGGGCAATTGGCATTTTTGTAGCCTTTACTATCGGGACAATGTTTGCTGTTCAAGCAGCTGTTACGATCGTAAGTGCCAGCCTTGCAGCTGAACTTACCGGCATAGCGCTAACTCCCGTACTCTGGAGCGCTATCTTACTGGCAATCTGTATTCTACTTCTTATGTCAGGGCAATATTCGGCACTTGATGGTGCAATAAAATTAATTATGATTGTACTTGCCCTTTCTACTGTTGTTGCGGTAGGTGCTGCCTTGTTTCAGGGGGGACAGCAACAAGTAGCCGATTACTACCCAAGTATATGGGATATAGCCGGAGTCTCTTTCCTTATTGCCCTTATGGGGTGGATGCCTATTCCTATTGACGCCTCGGCCTGGCATTCACTATGGACCCTGGAACGCGAAAAGCAAACCCAGTACCGGCCCAAACTAAAAGAATCCCTGCTTGATTTTAATATAGGATATATAGGAGCAGCTGTACTGGCATTGGGCTTCCTACTACTGGGCGCTCTCGTGATGTATGGCAGCGGCGAAGAATACGCCAGCAGTGGAGCCGTCTTTGCTGGCCAACTCATTGGACTCTATACCGAAAGCCTCGGAAATTGGGCATATACCGTCATTATTATTGCTGCCTTCACTACCATGTTTAGCACTACACTAACTGTTACCGATGCCTATCCCCGCGTAAGTCGGCGCATGCTGGAAGTACTTATGCCCCAAACTTTTGATGAAAAAGATAACCTTAGGCTATATCGACTCTTACTAATTATCATATCAGCTCTTTCTCTGGGTGTGCTGTATTTTCTGGGCGACTCCTTTACTTTGATGGTAGATTTGGCAACCACGCTTTCGTTCTTAACCGCCCCCGTACTGGCATACCTTAACTACCGTTTAGTAACAGCTGAACATATGCCAGCTGACTGCAAACCCAAACCATGGCTCAAGTGGTTAAGTTGGAGTGGCATTATTTTCCTCACCGGCTTTGCTCTGCTTTATATTTATTGGATTATACGCTTTGGATAA
- a CDS encoding BP74-related protein, protein MVKVSQYIVALTCFLMLCSCSSLTESGDGEQVYFEFKTTGDEHFFARTSDQEVIKKAREQLARPKEERGLMINGEIARGTEQNNGWSWHFVPDKWNLVEVSMEVCDGRPSYVEKEIDYWVDNVGRFCPWNSKVIKEVGTK, encoded by the coding sequence AGTTGCTTTAACCTGCTTTTTAATGTTGTGTTCATGCAGTAGCTTAACAGAATCCGGAGATGGAGAACAGGTCTATTTTGAGTTCAAAACTACCGGTGATGAACATTTTTTTGCCAGGACCTCGGACCAAGAAGTAATAAAAAAAGCTCGTGAACAGCTGGCCCGCCCTAAAGAAGAACGTGGACTAATGATAAATGGTGAAATTGCACGTGGCACAGAGCAGAATAATGGATGGAGTTGGCATTTTGTTCCGGATAAATGGAATTTGGTAGAAGTTTCAATGGAGGTGTGCGATGGTAGGCCCAGTTATGTTGAAAAGGAAATTGACTATTGGGTTGATAACGTAGGACGGTTTTGCCCATGGAATTCCAAAGTTATTAAGGAAGTAGGAACTAAATAG
- a CDS encoding DinB family protein: MELIPLFIQELEQEVKVTRQFLEAVPVDKFDWKPHDKSMSMQRLAIHIAEIPGWIETALTTRVLDFAEDEYEPTPVKDTNGLLSLLEESVAKANKALENAIEEDLLPTWTMCNGDQVLIELPKHGVIRHSFNQIIHHRAQLGVYFRLLDIPVPNSYGPTANNQEF; encoded by the coding sequence ATGGAATTGATACCCTTATTTATCCAAGAACTTGAGCAAGAAGTAAAAGTTACCCGCCAGTTTCTGGAAGCTGTACCTGTTGACAAATTTGACTGGAAACCACATGATAAAAGCATGTCTATGCAACGACTGGCAATCCATATAGCAGAAATACCAGGTTGGATAGAAACTGCATTAACTACCCGAGTGCTGGACTTTGCAGAAGATGAATATGAACCTACTCCTGTTAAGGATACTAATGGATTGCTGTCCCTTCTCGAAGAATCTGTAGCAAAAGCAAATAAGGCACTGGAAAACGCAATTGAAGAAGACCTCTTACCAACATGGACCATGTGCAACGGTGACCAAGTACTCATAGAACTGCCCAAGCATGGCGTTATCCGACACTCTTTTAACCAGATAATTCACCACAGGGCCCAACTGGGTGTTTATTTCCGATTGCTGGATATTCCAGTTCCAAACAGTTATGGTCCCACAGCGAATAATCAAGAATTTTAA
- a CDS encoding helix-turn-helix transcriptional regulator, with translation MNRIDRLTAIIIYLQGRKRVTVEELAERYDISNRTVYRDLRALQEAGVPIGSEQGRGYFIVKGYHLPPVMFNKQEAAALLSGERLMQKWRDTQLGESYTSALDKIRSVLRNQEKEYLDTLDQRIKTLPYHDKKPTNTHHRVFSFLQDALVKKQVVSINYYSPYKDQNTRRNVEPLGLLLRSNHWYFAAWCRLRKDYRMFRIDRIKEFKKTSKEIPDPSPHTLKEFSEQSLRKQEDLDEVKVLFNNKMIRYMGDQKYYHGWTSEVTVEEGVLMTFLISSMEYFARWLLVWGKGATIQEPNSLKEKIKKLSKGLYQHHNAK, from the coding sequence ATGAATAGAATTGACCGGCTTACTGCAATTATCATATATCTGCAGGGACGAAAACGTGTAACAGTAGAAGAACTGGCCGAACGATATGATATCAGTAATCGTACGGTTTACCGCGATCTGCGTGCTCTGCAAGAAGCCGGAGTGCCTATTGGTTCGGAACAGGGAAGAGGTTATTTTATTGTTAAAGGGTATCACCTGCCCCCAGTAATGTTTAATAAACAAGAAGCTGCCGCTTTACTATCTGGAGAACGACTAATGCAAAAGTGGCGTGACACCCAGCTGGGTGAATCCTACACCTCTGCCCTGGATAAAATACGTTCGGTATTACGAAACCAAGAGAAAGAATACCTCGATACCCTGGACCAGCGTATCAAAACACTGCCATATCATGATAAAAAACCAACCAATACACACCACCGTGTCTTTAGCTTTTTACAAGATGCCCTTGTTAAAAAACAGGTTGTAAGCATTAATTACTACTCTCCCTATAAAGATCAAAACACGCGTCGCAATGTAGAACCGCTGGGTTTATTACTGCGAAGTAACCATTGGTACTTTGCTGCCTGGTGTCGGCTGCGTAAGGACTACCGTATGTTTCGTATTGACCGGATTAAGGAGTTTAAAAAAACCTCAAAAGAAATCCCCGACCCTTCACCCCATACACTAAAAGAGTTTTCGGAACAAAGTCTTCGAAAACAAGAAGACTTAGATGAAGTTAAAGTATTATTTAATAATAAGATGATACGCTATATGGGCGATCAAAAGTATTATCACGGGTGGACATCAGAAGTAACGGTAGAGGAGGGCGTCCTTATGACTTTCCTGATTTCATCAATGGAGTACTTTGCCCGCTGGCTGTTGGTATGGGGCAAAGGTGCTACCATTCAAGAGCCCAATAGTCTCAAAGAAAAGATCAAAAAATTGAGTAAAGGGCTGTATCAACACCATAATGCTAAATAA
- a CDS encoding M14 family zinc carboxypeptidase has translation MRFYTLLLGFFTLLLSTSVYAQNPAEAEASMDYYLPQDVTYNAEIPTPEEVLGTVPGKWHVRHDQLVKYMRSVAEASDRVTLHKFAKTYEDRPLIYLTITSASNHQNIEQIRKNHVALTDPGRSEQLDTENMPIVMYWGYSIHGDESSGSNASLLVAYYLAAAQGKEIEQKLKNSVILLDPSLNPDGLNRFASWANTHKSKNLVSDPNSLELNQRWPSGRTNHYWFDLNRDWMLVQHPESQGRIDNFHKWKPNILTDHHEMGTNSTFFFQPGIQSRTHPITPEQNQSLTKAIADYHAEQLDNEKRLYYSQESFDDFYYGKGSTYPDVNGGIGILFEQASSRGHAQESVHGELKFPFTIKNQFLTSLSTLEAAQNLRQEILNYQRSFFQESKRKGENADIEGYVFGTPHDNARTHHFVEMLKRHKVELYRLAKNIKTDGESFEANSSFVIPSDQKQYRFVKALFERRTSFSDSLFYDVSTWTMPYAFNLPFAELEGRDYSDNFLGKKVEGLPEFPEGQIVGDRSEYSYVFEWDEYYAPRALNRLQEAGVRTKVASKPFTAITANGTQKFDYGTVLVPVGPQYLDSSEIHALMKKAANKDGLTVYAVDSGLTPRGIDLGSGSFEDLEQPEVAVLAGEGASSYEVGEVWHLLDQRYDMTPTLFPPDRLNFADLSRYNVIVMVNGGYGNISKQAVSQIKQWIQNGGTLITTKYANNWAKRNELANIEFAKEDESEDEGKNVTPKPYAEMDKARGAQYIGGSIFNTKLDLTHPLGYGYNDDDLTVFRNSTLFLEKAENPYATPLYYTENPLASGYISEENLENLSGTAAIIVSDVGSGRVISMTDNPNFRAFWYGTNKLFMNAVFFGQTIDGSSGN, from the coding sequence ATGAGATTTTATACGCTTTTGCTTGGCTTTTTCACTCTACTGCTTTCTACAAGTGTGTATGCACAGAATCCTGCTGAGGCTGAAGCCTCCATGGACTATTATTTACCACAGGATGTAACATATAATGCTGAAATACCTACTCCGGAAGAGGTGCTAGGAACAGTACCTGGGAAATGGCATGTACGCCACGACCAGCTTGTAAAGTATATGCGATCTGTAGCTGAGGCTTCTGACCGTGTTACACTGCACAAATTTGCAAAAACGTACGAAGACCGTCCTCTGATCTATTTGACAATTACTTCAGCTTCAAATCACCAGAATATTGAACAAATTAGAAAGAACCATGTAGCACTCACAGATCCTGGGCGTTCGGAGCAATTGGATACTGAAAATATGCCGATTGTAATGTATTGGGGATATAGTATTCACGGAGATGAATCAAGCGGTTCAAATGCTTCTTTGTTAGTGGCTTATTATTTGGCAGCAGCCCAGGGCAAAGAGATTGAACAAAAGCTTAAAAACAGTGTAATATTATTAGACCCAAGTCTAAACCCCGATGGACTTAATCGGTTTGCCAGCTGGGCGAATACGCACAAAAGTAAAAATCTGGTAAGTGATCCTAATAGCTTGGAGCTAAACCAACGGTGGCCAAGCGGGCGTACAAATCACTACTGGTTTGACCTAAACCGCGACTGGATGTTGGTACAGCATCCCGAGAGTCAAGGACGTATTGATAACTTCCATAAGTGGAAACCCAATATTTTGACTGATCACCACGAGATGGGGACCAACTCTACCTTCTTTTTTCAGCCGGGAATACAGTCACGGACTCATCCTATTACCCCGGAGCAAAATCAGAGTTTAACCAAAGCAATTGCTGATTATCACGCCGAACAGCTGGATAATGAGAAGCGACTGTATTACTCACAAGAAAGTTTTGATGACTTTTACTATGGAAAAGGCTCCACTTACCCAGATGTCAATGGTGGGATCGGTATCTTATTTGAGCAGGCCAGTTCTCGGGGACATGCCCAAGAGAGTGTGCATGGAGAATTGAAGTTCCCTTTTACTATTAAAAATCAATTCCTGACTTCACTTTCAACCTTGGAAGCAGCTCAGAATTTACGCCAGGAAATTTTGAACTATCAGCGGAGTTTCTTCCAGGAGTCCAAGCGAAAGGGAGAAAATGCTGACATTGAAGGATACGTTTTTGGAACGCCCCATGATAATGCCCGGACCCATCATTTCGTAGAGATGCTAAAGCGACACAAGGTGGAGCTTTATAGGTTAGCAAAGAATATTAAAACAGATGGAGAGTCATTTGAGGCAAACTCTTCTTTTGTTATTCCTTCGGATCAGAAACAGTATAGATTTGTGAAGGCACTATTTGAACGCCGTACTTCATTTTCTGATAGTCTATTTTATGATGTTTCTACATGGACGATGCCCTATGCTTTTAATTTGCCATTTGCCGAACTTGAGGGCCGTGATTACAGTGATAATTTTCTTGGTAAGAAAGTAGAGGGACTTCCGGAGTTTCCGGAAGGGCAAATAGTAGGTGATAGAAGTGAGTATTCTTATGTGTTTGAATGGGATGAGTATTATGCGCCCAGGGCTTTAAATCGCCTGCAGGAAGCAGGAGTGCGTACGAAGGTAGCATCCAAGCCGTTTACTGCTATTACTGCTAATGGTACCCAAAAGTTTGACTATGGAACCGTGCTGGTGCCGGTAGGCCCGCAATATTTGGATAGTTCAGAAATCCATGCTCTGATGAAAAAAGCTGCGAATAAAGATGGATTGACCGTATATGCCGTTGACAGTGGGCTCACCCCCCGCGGTATTGATCTCGGCAGTGGTTCTTTTGAAGATCTGGAACAACCCGAAGTGGCAGTACTAGCCGGAGAAGGGGCAAGTTCATATGAAGTGGGTGAAGTCTGGCATCTGCTGGATCAGCGTTATGATATGACTCCCACCCTTTTCCCCCCGGACCGTCTTAACTTCGCAGATCTCAGCCGGTATAATGTTATTGTTATGGTTAATGGTGGATATGGGAACATATCTAAGCAAGCTGTTAGCCAAATAAAACAATGGATACAAAATGGTGGAACACTCATTACCACTAAGTATGCTAATAATTGGGCCAAGAGAAATGAGTTGGCAAATATTGAATTTGCTAAAGAAGATGAGTCGGAAGATGAAGGAAAGAATGTGACTCCCAAACCGTATGCAGAGATGGATAAAGCACGCGGTGCTCAGTATATCGGAGGTAGCATTTTTAATACAAAGTTAGATTTAACACATCCCTTGGGATATGGCTATAACGATGATGATTTGACGGTATTTAGAAATAGCACCTTGTTCTTAGAAAAGGCAGAAAACCCATATGCAACGCCTCTCTATTACACCGAAAATCCGTTGGCCAGTGGATATATTTCGGAAGAGAACTTAGAAAATCTATCCGGAACAGCTGCTATTATTGTCAGTGATGTAGGAAGCGGTCGCGTTATTTCAATGACCGATAACCCTAACTTTCGTGCCTTTTGGTATGGCACTAATAAACTATTTATGAATGCGGTCTTTTTCGGCCAAACGATTGATGGAAGTTCTGGAAACTAA
- a CDS encoding SulP family inorganic anion transporter — protein MVFIDQLKNKEFNLKNEVLSGLTVSLALVPEAVAFSLMAEVSPLVGLYSAFIIGLITAVLGGRPGMISGATGAIAVVVVSLVARHGIEYLFAAVVLMGAIQILIGVLRLGKFIRLVPHAVMYGFVNGLAAVIFMAQFKQFQYEAAGGVMHWITGMPLIIMLGFVLLTMAIIHFLPKLTKAVPASLAAILVVSGIIISLDIPTKTVGDIASISGGLPSFHIPDIPFNLETLMIVFPYSLIMALVGLIESLLTLAVVDEMTETRGRGNKESVAQGIANTVCGFFGGMGGCAMIGQSIINVSSGGRNRISGVVAAVALLLFVLMGSSLIEQVPMAALVGLMFMVAIGTFEWASLRMFKNVPHTDFIVMITVALVTIFFHNLAVAVLIGVVISALKFAWENALRIRARKRIDDDGIKHYEIYGPLFFGSVGLFQEKFKIEDDPDEVIIDFEESRVVDHSAIEALNKVTERYAKVGKKVHLKHLSSDCRDMLDNASAIIDVNYWEDPKYKLVSDELA, from the coding sequence ATGGTATTTATTGATCAACTTAAAAACAAAGAGTTTAACCTTAAGAATGAAGTACTTTCAGGCTTAACTGTTTCTCTGGCGCTGGTACCCGAAGCAGTTGCGTTCTCATTGATGGCTGAAGTAAGTCCGCTTGTGGGGTTATACTCAGCATTTATAATTGGATTGATTACAGCTGTTTTAGGTGGACGGCCCGGTATGATATCAGGAGCTACCGGTGCTATTGCCGTAGTAGTGGTAAGTTTAGTAGCGCGTCATGGTATTGAGTACTTGTTTGCAGCAGTAGTACTCATGGGAGCTATTCAAATTTTAATTGGGGTATTACGACTGGGGAAATTTATTCGACTGGTACCGCATGCAGTAATGTATGGTTTTGTAAATGGATTGGCTGCCGTCATATTTATGGCGCAGTTTAAGCAGTTCCAGTATGAGGCTGCTGGTGGTGTGATGCATTGGATTACCGGTATGCCGTTGATAATCATGTTAGGATTTGTGTTACTGACAATGGCTATTATTCACTTTCTGCCCAAATTAACAAAGGCAGTACCGGCATCTTTAGCTGCAATCCTCGTTGTTTCCGGTATTATTATTTCATTAGATATACCTACTAAAACGGTAGGTGATATTGCTTCAATTTCAGGTGGTCTCCCTTCTTTCCATATCCCAGATATTCCCTTTAACCTGGAAACGTTGATGATCGTTTTTCCCTATTCGTTAATTATGGCACTGGTGGGACTTATTGAGAGTTTGTTAACCCTAGCTGTGGTTGATGAGATGACGGAAACCCGGGGACGTGGTAATAAAGAAAGTGTAGCTCAAGGCATTGCTAACACTGTTTGTGGCTTCTTTGGAGGTATGGGCGGTTGTGCAATGATTGGTCAGAGTATTATTAATGTGAGCTCCGGTGGGCGTAACCGTATTTCAGGTGTAGTAGCAGCAGTGGCATTATTATTATTTGTGTTAATGGGATCTTCTTTGATCGAGCAGGTACCCATGGCAGCGCTGGTAGGCCTTATGTTTATGGTAGCCATCGGAACATTTGAGTGGGCCAGCCTACGAATGTTTAAGAATGTGCCTCATACTGATTTTATAGTGATGATTACTGTGGCCCTGGTTACGATTTTCTTTCATAACCTAGCTGTTGCTGTATTAATTGGAGTCGTGATTTCGGCTCTTAAGTTTGCTTGGGAAAATGCTCTTCGTATTCGGGCACGTAAACGAATTGATGATGACGGGATAAAGCACTATGAAATTTACGGTCCATTATTTTTCGGATCGGTAGGACTCTTTCAGGAGAAGTTTAAAATTGAGGATGATCCCGATGAAGTGATTATCGATTTCGAAGAGTCTCGGGTTGTGGATCACTCAGCTATTGAAGCACTTAATAAAGTAACAGAACGCTATGCCAAGGTGGGTAAGAAAGTGCACTTAAAGCACCTTAGCTCAGACTGCCGAGACATGCTCGACAATGCTTCGGCCATTATTGATGTTAACTACTGGGAAGATCCTAAGTATAAGTTGGTTTCCGATGAGCTGGCATAA
- a CDS encoding FMN-binding negative transcriptional regulator, whose protein sequence is MYTPKHYNQDDWDELQQFIKTYSFATLVSIGDVYPVASHIPIELETNLDGDTVLWGHLARGNRQWKTFEKHHDVLAIFKDHDSYISSSWYQEPEVPTWNYRAVHIYGELTELTEDTLRESLRRLIDKYEQNSECPVSMESLPDKVVEPQLKGIFGFEISIDMIEASYKLSQNKSEEDHNNIIKKLMERGDHQSRGVAKAMKRSQND, encoded by the coding sequence ATGTACACGCCCAAACACTACAACCAAGACGACTGGGATGAACTCCAGCAATTTATTAAAACGTATAGCTTTGCAACCTTAGTAAGTATAGGCGATGTGTATCCCGTTGCTTCTCATATCCCTATTGAACTGGAAACTAATTTAGATGGTGATACCGTACTTTGGGGACATTTGGCGCGGGGCAACCGACAATGGAAAACATTTGAAAAGCATCATGATGTATTAGCAATATTTAAAGATCATGACAGCTATATCTCCTCCTCGTGGTATCAAGAACCGGAAGTGCCTACCTGGAATTACCGGGCTGTACATATTTATGGCGAATTAACGGAACTCACTGAGGATACCTTACGAGAATCGCTACGACGATTAATAGATAAATATGAACAAAACTCAGAATGTCCAGTTTCTATGGAATCATTGCCGGACAAGGTAGTGGAACCGCAGCTAAAAGGAATCTTTGGGTTTGAAATATCGATCGATATGATTGAGGCTTCATACAAGTTGAGTCAAAATAAAAGTGAAGAAGATCATAATAACATCATTAAAAAATTAATGGAAAGGGGGGACCACCAGAGTCGGGGAGTGGCAAAAGCTATGAAAAGGTCACAAAATGATTAA
- a CDS encoding DUF72 domain-containing protein: protein MKFGTVDDPGQIDFALPKDHPETKIVLNENGNSADPDIYVGCAKWNRKDLKGFYPKGTSDELTYYSRQFNCVELNATFYNIFDEDQVKKWHDRVPGNFKFFPKVNRYISHLKWLNGIEKRTDDFIDSIVHFKKKLGTVFLQLRGNFKPKFFDRVQNFVEYWPEGIPLAVEFRHPDWFDDKSIADELYALFEENNVANVITDTAGRRDLLHMRLTSNEAFIRYVGANHPTDVPRLDEWVERLKIWYEQGLENIYFFVHQNKEKKSPELAAHFINELNKELNTELDLPDVNGNGDQGKLF, encoded by the coding sequence ATGAAATTTGGTACCGTTGACGACCCGGGACAAATTGATTTTGCACTCCCAAAAGATCATCCTGAAACAAAGATCGTTCTCAATGAAAACGGCAATTCAGCAGATCCTGATATTTATGTGGGATGTGCCAAGTGGAATCGGAAAGATTTAAAGGGCTTTTATCCCAAAGGAACCAGTGATGAGCTGACCTATTACAGCAGGCAGTTTAATTGTGTAGAGCTTAACGCCACTTTTTATAACATCTTTGATGAAGATCAGGTTAAGAAATGGCATGACAGGGTACCGGGCAATTTCAAATTCTTTCCTAAGGTAAATCGTTATATCAGTCATCTTAAGTGGCTCAATGGCATTGAAAAGCGCACGGATGATTTTATTGATAGCATTGTGCATTTTAAGAAGAAGCTGGGAACTGTTTTCTTGCAGTTACGCGGTAATTTTAAGCCAAAATTCTTTGATCGCGTACAAAACTTTGTGGAGTACTGGCCGGAGGGAATACCGTTGGCCGTAGAGTTTCGGCACCCCGATTGGTTTGATGATAAAAGTATAGCTGATGAATTATATGCCCTTTTTGAGGAAAACAATGTAGCTAATGTAATCACCGATACCGCTGGGCGTCGCGACTTGCTGCACATGCGACTTACCAGTAACGAAGCTTTTATCCGGTATGTAGGTGCAAACCATCCTACCGATGTGCCTCGTTTGGATGAGTGGGTAGAGCGTCTCAAAATCTGGTATGAACAGGGTCTGGAAAATATTTACTTCTTTGTGCATCAGAATAAAGAGAAGAAATCGCCAGAGTTAGCAGCCCATTTTATTAATGAACTCAATAAGGAACTGAATACAGAGCTGGATCTGCCAGATGTTAATGGTAATGGAGATCAGGGCAAACTGTTTTGA
- a CDS encoding bifunctional transcriptional activator/DNA repair enzyme AdaA: protein MATRFTTMINYERVGKAIKYINEHANEQPNLDDIAEAINLSPYHFHRMFKKWAGITPKKFLQYISINHAKEILQNDKTIAEATFQTGLSSSSRLHDLFVKIEGMTPGEYKEEGKALNIHYQFGESLFGPTLIASTGKGICHLSFVDDEDRALKQLAMRWANARIGEAKDEHIENLQHGLTSHQGNLNKVKAHIRGTDFQLKVWEALLKIPVGQLASYSDVARAINKPKASRAVGTALANNPVAYLIPCHRVIRKVGKIGQYRWGSTRKQAIIGWELAASQRS, encoded by the coding sequence ATGGCAACAAGGTTTACAACAATGATCAATTATGAACGTGTGGGTAAGGCCATCAAATATATTAACGAACATGCCAACGAGCAGCCGAACCTGGATGATATAGCCGAAGCCATAAACCTAAGTCCCTATCACTTTCACAGAATGTTTAAAAAATGGGCTGGGATAACGCCAAAAAAATTCCTACAGTATATCAGTATAAATCATGCCAAAGAAATACTGCAAAATGATAAGACGATTGCAGAAGCTACTTTTCAGACCGGACTTTCAAGCAGCAGCCGCCTACACGACCTATTCGTAAAAATTGAAGGGATGACACCCGGTGAGTATAAAGAGGAGGGAAAGGCACTTAATATTCATTATCAGTTCGGAGAAAGCTTATTTGGTCCCACTTTAATAGCCTCCACCGGTAAAGGCATTTGCCATCTCAGTTTTGTTGATGATGAGGACCGTGCCTTAAAACAACTTGCAATGCGTTGGGCCAATGCACGCATCGGGGAGGCAAAGGATGAACACATTGAAAATTTGCAGCACGGATTAACGAGTCACCAAGGAAACCTCAACAAAGTAAAAGCTCATATCCGGGGCACTGATTTTCAACTGAAGGTCTGGGAGGCCCTCCTAAAAATCCCGGTGGGACAATTGGCCTCTTACTCTGATGTTGCCCGTGCCATCAATAAACCAAAAGCCTCACGCGCCGTTGGTACGGCCCTTGCTAACAACCCCGTGGCCTACCTAATACCCTGTCACCGGGTCATTCGCAAAGTTGGCAAGATAGGGCAATACCGATGGGGGAGTACCCGCAAGCAGGCCATTATCGGCTGGGAGTTGGCAGCAAGCCAACGCTCATAG
- a CDS encoding DUF1697 domain-containing protein — MDKKTYIAFLRGINVGGHRPLKMEDLRQMFLLLGFKKVETYIQSGNVLFDVSDSHQTDQLGHLIQEQIKESFGYEVPVIIRSFSTLKKIRADFPFDIKEDWKGYITFLAQKPDDESKDQLESQSNDVETFKVVGSEVYSIINKKADRKPQFSNRFMEKQLSVAGTNRNLRTISKVLNLVSSE; from the coding sequence TTGGATAAAAAAACATACATAGCATTTCTTCGCGGTATCAACGTTGGCGGGCATCGACCACTGAAAATGGAAGACCTGCGACAGATGTTTTTGCTGTTGGGATTTAAAAAGGTTGAGACCTATATACAAAGTGGTAATGTGCTCTTCGATGTTTCAGATTCTCATCAAACCGATCAACTTGGCCATCTCATACAAGAGCAAATTAAAGAATCATTTGGCTATGAGGTACCGGTTATTATTAGATCCTTTTCTACACTGAAAAAAATTCGAGCCGATTTTCCTTTTGATATTAAAGAAGACTGGAAAGGATATATCACATTTCTTGCCCAAAAACCTGATGATGAGTCTAAAGATCAATTGGAGAGTCAGTCCAATGACGTTGAAACCTTTAAAGTGGTTGGTTCTGAGGTCTATAGCATTATAAATAAAAAAGCGGACCGAAAGCCGCAGTTTTCAAATCGATTTATGGAGAAACAACTGAGCGTTGCAGGAACCAACAGAAACCTGCGCACCATTAGTAAAGTTTTGAACTTAGTCTCATCTGAATAA